One Desulfobulbus propionicus DSM 2032 DNA segment encodes these proteins:
- a CDS encoding adenylate/guanylate cyclase domain-containing protein — MLEHPASILVVEDSPINQRLLCKLLGKEGYAVRTADHGQEALALLRTFRPDLILLDILMPQMDGLELCRLLKVGEATRDIPVIFISSLDDTSDKLSGFEAGGVDYITKPFHPAEVLARISTHLKLCRLQRQLEERNRQLGLEKQKSEALLLNVLPARVAHELMERGAYTPQSFPEVTVCFVDIVQFTVAATTLSPEELLGELNALFGAFDRIVEANHCERMKTIGDAYLFVAGIPEASPDQVRNAALAALGIVEYLRERNRSGARPWQVRIGLHCGPVVGGIVGTKKYLYDIFGDAVNIAARLEALSEPMRINVSTEVRRRLDGAFDFSCPLSVEMKGKGQQSTCFLEGRRGQTSGG, encoded by the coding sequence ATGCTGGAACATCCGGCCTCGATCCTGGTGGTCGAGGATTCGCCGATCAACCAGCGGCTGCTGTGCAAGCTGCTTGGCAAGGAGGGCTACGCGGTCAGGACCGCCGATCACGGCCAGGAGGCCCTGGCGCTGCTGCGGACCTTTCGGCCGGATCTGATCCTGCTCGATATTCTCATGCCGCAGATGGACGGCCTGGAACTCTGCCGGCTGCTCAAGGTCGGGGAGGCCACCCGCGACATTCCGGTGATCTTCATTTCCTCGCTCGACGACACCTCGGACAAGCTCAGCGGTTTCGAGGCCGGCGGCGTCGACTATATCACCAAGCCCTTTCATCCGGCCGAGGTCCTGGCCCGGATCAGCACCCATCTCAAGCTGTGCCGCCTGCAACGGCAGCTGGAGGAGCGCAACCGTCAGCTGGGCCTGGAAAAACAGAAGTCCGAGGCCCTGCTGCTCAATGTCCTGCCAGCCCGGGTCGCCCACGAACTGATGGAGCGCGGGGCGTACACGCCGCAATCCTTTCCCGAGGTGACGGTCTGTTTTGTCGATATCGTCCAGTTCACCGTGGCCGCCACCACCCTGTCGCCGGAAGAGCTGCTGGGCGAGCTCAATGCCCTGTTCGGCGCCTTTGATCGGATCGTCGAGGCCAACCATTGCGAGCGGATGAAGACCATCGGCGACGCCTATCTCTTTGTCGCCGGCATTCCCGAGGCCAGCCCGGATCAGGTGAGGAACGCAGCCCTGGCCGCCCTGGGGATCGTCGAATATCTGCGGGAGCGCAACCGCTCCGGGGCCCGGCCGTGGCAGGTGCGCATCGGTTTGCACTGCGGCCCGGTGGTGGGCGGCATTGTCGGCACCAAGAAATATCTCTACGATATCTTCGGTGACGCAGTCAACATCGCCGCCCGCCTGGAAGCCCTGTCCGAACCGATGCGGATCAATGTCTCGACCGAGGTTCGCCGCCGGCTGGACGGCGCCTTCGACTTTTCCTGCCCCTTGAGCGTGGAAATGAAGGGCAAGGGACAGCAGTCGACCTGTTTTCTCGAGGGGCGGCGCGGCCAGACCTCTGGTGGTTAG
- a CDS encoding GTPase/DUF3482 domain-containing protein, with amino-acid sequence MKTVPEFAIIGHPNEGKSSVLSTLAEDDSVRVSATPGETVVCQAFPVRIDGREIIRFIDTPGFQNPRQTLEWLQSYQGPEEGMLEAFIGAHQDDPAFQDDCELLRPVAAGAGVIFVVDGSRPLRHVDRAEMEILRLTGAPRMAVINCKDEEEGYLAKWQGEFRKHFNAVRLFNSCRANYRQRIDLLESLKSIDQQLEPVLRTVIEAFQDDWEVRSQRTAAILAAMLIDIISYRRVVPCAPDEEERKRQDLHRDYLEYVTGRERQAQQAIRALFKHNIFNLELPPQSILAEDLFSQRTWEFLGLSKRQIILAGALGGAALGVGIDAATVGTSFGLFSAVGGLIGAGATALKGKDLLSGVRLLGMKMGGEQLRVGPVTNIQLLYILLDRGLLFYSHVINWAHGRRDYERMAALPMTAGATGGFTRRWQREQRAVCDRFFRAVLKGHEGEIEETSVALQDLLRDQFLGLSEDRALLGVEGDPAEHS; translated from the coding sequence ATGAAAACGGTTCCGGAATTCGCCATCATCGGCCATCCCAACGAGGGCAAGTCCTCGGTGCTGTCCACCCTGGCGGAGGACGATTCGGTACGGGTCAGCGCCACGCCCGGAGAAACCGTGGTCTGCCAGGCTTTTCCGGTGCGCATCGACGGCCGGGAGATCATCCGTTTCATCGACACCCCGGGGTTCCAGAACCCGCGCCAGACCCTGGAGTGGCTGCAATCCTATCAGGGCCCGGAAGAGGGCATGCTGGAGGCCTTCATCGGCGCCCACCAGGATGATCCGGCCTTTCAAGACGACTGCGAACTGCTCCGGCCGGTGGCGGCCGGTGCGGGGGTGATCTTTGTGGTTGACGGTTCCCGTCCCCTGCGCCACGTCGACCGGGCCGAGATGGAGATCCTCCGTCTGACCGGGGCGCCGCGCATGGCGGTGATCAACTGCAAGGACGAGGAGGAAGGGTATCTGGCCAAGTGGCAGGGCGAGTTCCGCAAGCATTTCAATGCGGTCCGCCTGTTCAACTCCTGCCGGGCCAACTACCGCCAGCGCATCGATCTGTTGGAGAGCCTCAAATCCATCGACCAGCAGCTGGAACCGGTGCTGCGCACGGTGATCGAGGCCTTTCAGGACGACTGGGAGGTACGCAGCCAGCGGACCGCCGCCATTCTCGCCGCCATGCTCATCGATATCATCAGCTACCGGCGGGTGGTCCCCTGCGCGCCCGACGAGGAGGAGCGCAAGCGCCAGGACCTGCACCGAGACTACCTTGAGTATGTCACCGGCCGGGAGCGGCAGGCCCAGCAGGCGATCCGCGCCCTGTTCAAGCACAATATCTTCAATCTCGAACTGCCGCCGCAGTCGATCCTGGCCGAGGACCTGTTCAGTCAGCGCACCTGGGAGTTCCTCGGCCTGAGCAAGCGGCAGATCATCCTGGCCGGAGCCCTGGGCGGGGCGGCCCTGGGGGTGGGCATCGACGCCGCCACCGTCGGCACCTCCTTTGGCCTGTTCTCGGCGGTCGGCGGCCTGATTGGCGCCGGTGCCACGGCGCTCAAGGGCAAGGACCTGCTTTCCGGCGTCCGCCTGCTGGGCATGAAGATGGGCGGCGAGCAGTTGCGGGTGGGGCCGGTCACCAACATCCAGCTGCTCTACATCCTCCTTGACCGGGGGCTGCTATTTTATTCCCATGTGATCAACTGGGCGCATGGCCGCCGCGATTACGAACGGATGGCGGCGTTGCCCATGACCGCAGGGGCGACGGGTGGCTTCACCCGACGTTGGCAGCGGGAGCAGCGAGCTGTTTGTGACCGGTTTTTCCGTGCCGTGCTCAAGGGCCACGAGGGCGAGATCGAGGAAACCTCGGTGGCTCTGCAAGATCTGCTGCGCGATCAGTTCCTCGGGCTCAGCGAGGATCGGGCTTTGCTCGGCGTGGAAGGCGATCCGGCCGAACACTCGTGA
- a CDS encoding NAD-dependent epimerase/dehydratase family protein → MERYHERRQQLHQQPATWLVTGVAGFIGSNLLESLLVLGQRVVGLDNFATGFQHNLDEVRTRVGAAAWQRFCFIEGDIRELAVCREACTGVDYVLHQAALGSVPRSIEDPITTNESNITGFVNMLVAARDARVRRMVYAASSSTYGDHPDLPKVEERIGNPLSPYAVTKLVNELYADVFGRVYGFAPIGLRYFNIFGQRQDPDGAYAAVIPKWFAGLLKNEPIYINGDGETSRDFCFIDNCVQANILAATADDQAAGQVYNVAFGERTTLNELFALIRERVTTRMPAAAQAEPVYRDFRAGDVRHSLADISKGARLIGYQPEYSVRTGLDKAADWYMERFLG, encoded by the coding sequence ATGGAAAGGTATCACGAGCGCCGGCAACAGCTGCACCAGCAGCCCGCCACCTGGCTGGTCACCGGCGTTGCCGGATTTATCGGCTCGAATTTACTGGAAAGTTTGCTGGTCTTGGGGCAACGGGTGGTTGGCCTGGACAACTTCGCCACCGGGTTTCAGCATAACCTGGACGAGGTGCGGACGCGGGTGGGCGCGGCGGCTTGGCAGCGGTTCTGTTTCATCGAGGGCGATATCCGCGAACTGGCTGTCTGCCGCGAGGCCTGCACCGGCGTGGATTATGTGCTCCATCAGGCGGCGCTTGGCTCGGTGCCCCGTTCGATCGAGGACCCGATCACCACCAACGAGAGCAACATCACCGGCTTTGTCAACATGCTGGTGGCGGCGAGGGATGCCAGGGTGCGCCGCATGGTCTATGCCGCCTCCAGCTCCACCTACGGCGACCACCCCGACCTGCCCAAGGTCGAGGAGCGGATCGGCAACCCGCTCTCGCCCTATGCGGTCACCAAGCTGGTCAACGAGCTGTATGCTGATGTTTTTGGCCGCGTCTACGGTTTTGCACCCATTGGCCTGCGCTACTTCAACATCTTCGGTCAGCGCCAGGACCCGGATGGCGCCTATGCGGCGGTCATTCCCAAGTGGTTTGCCGGCTTGCTCAAAAATGAACCGATCTACATCAACGGCGACGGCGAAACCAGCCGCGACTTCTGCTTCATCGACAACTGCGTCCAGGCCAACATCCTCGCCGCCACCGCCGACGACCAGGCTGCCGGCCAGGTCTACAACGTGGCGTTTGGCGAGCGCACCACGCTCAACGAACTGTTCGCCCTCATCCGCGAACGGGTGACGACGCGCATGCCAGCCGCGGCCCAGGCCGAACCCGTCTACCGCGACTTCCGTGCCGGCGATGTGCGCCACTCCCTGGCCGATATCTCCAAGGGGGCCCGGCTGATAGGCTACCAGCCCGAATACTCGGTGCGCACTGGGCTCGACAAGGCGGCGGATTGGTATATGGAGAGGTTTTTAGGGTGA
- the dinB gene encoding DNA polymerase IV, with translation MEITPAPCRLARMPTTRKIIHIDMDAFFASVEQLDRPELLGLPVIVGGAPNSRGVVAACSYEARAFGIHSAMPSVRAHQLCPQAVFIRPRMARYQEMSRQIMTLFRRYTPLVEQLSVDEAFLDVTDNLMGEPSATRIAQAIRAAIRETTGLTASAGVSYNKFLAKIASGYHKPDGLTVIPPDRARDFIAALPIGKFYGVGPATERKMQAHGIRTGADLLRFSRQEMVALFGKTGHFFHDIARGLDQRPVQPVRVRKSIGAETTLAEDILDYARVSVVLYQLVQQVSRLLAEKATGGRTLTLKVRYNDFTTITRSSTTPQGFFSAQDILAQLPRLLAATEAGRRRIRLLGVTVANLCNEQEARRMRIRQLILPFPPARATRPAPTPSADTRSRFESGQETR, from the coding sequence ATGGAGATAACACCGGCTCCGTGCCGCCTTGCCCGCATGCCGACCACCCGCAAAATCATTCACATCGACATGGATGCCTTTTTCGCCTCGGTCGAACAGTTGGACCGGCCCGAGCTGCTCGGCCTGCCGGTGATTGTCGGTGGCGCGCCCAACAGCCGGGGGGTGGTCGCGGCCTGTTCCTACGAAGCCAGGGCCTTTGGCATCCATTCGGCCATGCCCAGCGTACGCGCCCACCAGCTGTGTCCGCAGGCGGTGTTCATTCGCCCGCGCATGGCGCGCTACCAGGAGATGTCGCGCCAGATCATGACCCTGTTCCGCCGCTATACCCCCCTGGTGGAACAGCTGTCCGTGGACGAAGCTTTCCTCGACGTCACCGACAACCTCATGGGCGAGCCCTCGGCCACCCGCATCGCCCAGGCCATCCGCGCGGCCATCCGCGAAACCACCGGTCTGACCGCCTCGGCCGGGGTCTCCTACAATAAATTCCTGGCCAAGATCGCCTCCGGCTACCACAAACCCGACGGCCTCACCGTGATCCCGCCGGACCGGGCCAGGGACTTCATCGCCGCCCTGCCCATCGGCAAGTTTTACGGCGTCGGTCCGGCCACGGAGCGGAAAATGCAGGCGCACGGCATCCGCACCGGCGCCGACCTGCTCCGCTTTTCCCGCCAGGAGATGGTCGCCCTGTTCGGCAAGACCGGTCATTTTTTTCACGACATCGCCCGCGGCCTCGACCAGCGGCCGGTGCAGCCGGTGCGGGTGCGCAAGTCGATCGGCGCGGAAACCACGCTCGCCGAGGATATCCTCGACTATGCGCGGGTGAGCGTGGTGCTCTATCAGTTGGTGCAACAGGTGAGCCGGCTGCTGGCCGAGAAAGCAACCGGCGGCCGTACCCTGACGCTCAAGGTGCGCTACAACGATTTCACCACCATCACCCGTTCCAGCACCACTCCCCAGGGGTTTTTCTCGGCACAGGACATCCTCGCCCAACTGCCTCGGCTGCTGGCCGCCACCGAGGCCGGACGGCGAAGGATTCGCCTGCTCGGGGTGACGGTGGCCAACCTGTGCAACGAGCAGGAGGCCCGGCGGATGCGCATCCGCCAGCTGATTCTGCCCTTTCCGCCGGCTCGGGCCACCCGCCCGGCCCCTACTCCTTCTGCAGATACACGGTCGAGGTTCGAATCAGGGCAAGAAACTCGGTGA
- the aroC gene encoding chorismate synthase, with amino-acid sequence MSSTLGTLYKVTTFGESHCKGVGAIVDGCPPGMALTEADIQPQLSRRRPGQSDLSTPRQEADQVTIYSGTEFGRTLGTPIMLLVNNKDQRPQDYGEMSRIPRPSHADFTYQMKYGVRASSGGGRSSARETIGRVAAGAIAEKWLHETYGTEIVAWVSAVGDIEAPAMDVERISRADVDAHLVRCPDAATAARMEARVKEVLAAKDSTGGILTCVCRNVPIGLGEPVFDKLEARLAQAMLSLPATKGFDIGSGFAGTRMRGSEHNDPFTRKGEQLGTRTNYSGGVQGGISNGEPIVFRVAFKPVATIGQAQETVDFDGQPVTLEAKGRHDPCVVPRAVPIVESMAALVLIDLALRQRARLTVSPL; translated from the coding sequence ATGTCCAGCACCCTCGGCACCCTCTACAAAGTCACCACCTTCGGCGAATCGCACTGCAAGGGCGTCGGCGCCATTGTCGACGGCTGCCCGCCCGGTATGGCCCTGACCGAGGCCGACATCCAACCGCAGCTCTCCCGCCGCCGGCCGGGCCAGAGCGACCTCTCGACCCCGCGCCAGGAGGCCGATCAGGTGACCATCTATTCGGGCACCGAGTTCGGCCGTACTCTGGGCACGCCGATCATGCTGCTGGTCAACAACAAGGACCAGCGGCCGCAGGACTACGGCGAGATGAGCCGCATTCCCCGGCCCTCGCACGCCGATTTCACCTACCAGATGAAGTACGGCGTGCGCGCCTCCAGCGGCGGCGGCCGCTCCAGTGCCCGCGAGACCATCGGCCGGGTAGCGGCGGGTGCCATTGCCGAGAAGTGGCTCCATGAAACCTACGGCACCGAGATCGTGGCCTGGGTGAGCGCGGTGGGCGATATCGAGGCCCCGGCAATGGATGTGGAGCGGATCAGCCGAGCCGATGTCGACGCCCACCTCGTCCGCTGCCCGGACGCGGCCACCGCCGCCCGCATGGAGGCACGGGTCAAGGAGGTGCTGGCGGCCAAGGATTCCACCGGCGGCATCCTCACCTGCGTGTGCCGCAACGTGCCCATCGGTCTGGGCGAGCCGGTGTTCGACAAACTGGAAGCCCGGCTCGCCCAGGCCATGCTCTCCTTGCCCGCCACCAAGGGGTTCGACATCGGTTCCGGTTTTGCCGGCACCCGCATGCGCGGCAGCGAGCACAACGATCCCTTTACCCGCAAGGGGGAACAACTGGGCACCCGCACCAACTACAGCGGCGGCGTCCAGGGCGGCATCAGCAACGGCGAGCCCATCGTTTTCCGCGTGGCCTTCAAGCCGGTGGCCACCATTGGCCAGGCCCAGGAAACGGTGGATTTCGACGGCCAGCCGGTCACCCTGGAGGCCAAGGGTCGTCACGATCCCTGCGTGGTGCCCCGTGCCGTGCCCATCGTCGAGTCCATGGCCGCGCTGGTGCTCATCGACCTGGCGCTGCGGCAGCGGGCCAGGTTGACGGTCAGCCCCTTGTGA
- a CDS encoding cation:proton antiporter, protein MDALHQHNTAILLLALGALLAAAKILGELARRLRQPSVLGELLAGVLLGPTVLGTLAPEANAFLFPQEGPMASALDAIAGVAVTLFLMVAGLEVDLSNVWRKGWVGLKVGVASIAIPFGAGFAIAWGLPQIFDLPSDVSPLLFALFLAIAMSISALPVIVKTLLDLNLYRSDFGVVVVSAAIFNDLVGWIIFAVVLGLIDNVAGMGNGITLTVSLALGFILFVFTIGRKLIHRLLPYVQAYTWWPGGEIGFVIILSLLGAAFTEWIGIHAIFGAFFIGMAVGDSPHLRRRSRYILDQFVSSVFSPLFFASIGLKVNFITRFDGVLVLIVFVAACVCKLVGGAAGAKWGRMGSRESLAVGFAMNSRGAMEIILGLLALERGIISQELFVALVITAILTSMMGGPMMQLILQPARKARLEDAFRFGLFLPELRADSIKGVIEEMTAVVGQVLGGRLEPYVVSRVSCAPEDVACAAIVNDVLLLAAGVDHISQPYVVTGLSTQGVGLSFMDTQRAHVVFLILSPKNDPAIRGDMVAELSLLYRDQAMIDQTLQARSFTEFLALIRTSTVYLQKE, encoded by the coding sequence ATGGATGCGCTTCATCAACACAATACCGCGATCCTGCTGCTTGCCCTGGGCGCCCTGCTGGCGGCTGCCAAGATCCTGGGCGAACTGGCGCGTCGGTTGCGGCAGCCGTCGGTACTCGGTGAGCTGCTGGCCGGCGTGCTGCTCGGACCGACCGTGCTCGGCACCCTGGCGCCGGAGGCCAACGCTTTCCTCTTCCCCCAGGAGGGGCCGATGGCATCGGCCCTGGATGCCATTGCCGGTGTGGCGGTGACCCTCTTTCTCATGGTGGCCGGGCTGGAGGTCGATCTCTCCAATGTCTGGCGCAAGGGCTGGGTCGGGCTCAAGGTGGGGGTGGCCAGCATTGCCATCCCCTTTGGAGCCGGCTTTGCCATTGCCTGGGGCCTGCCGCAGATTTTCGACCTGCCGTCGGATGTCAGCCCCCTGCTGTTCGCCCTATTCCTGGCCATCGCCATGTCGATCTCGGCCCTGCCGGTGATCGTCAAGACCCTGCTCGACCTCAACCTCTATCGCAGCGATTTCGGGGTGGTGGTGGTCAGCGCCGCCATCTTCAACGATCTGGTCGGCTGGATCATCTTCGCCGTGGTGCTGGGATTGATCGACAACGTGGCCGGCATGGGCAACGGCATCACCCTGACCGTGTCGCTCGCCCTGGGTTTCATCCTCTTTGTCTTCACTATTGGCCGCAAGCTGATCCACCGGCTGCTGCCCTATGTCCAGGCCTATACCTGGTGGCCCGGCGGCGAGATCGGCTTTGTGATCATCCTCAGCCTGTTGGGCGCGGCCTTTACCGAATGGATCGGCATTCATGCCATCTTCGGCGCTTTCTTCATCGGCATGGCGGTGGGCGACTCGCCCCACTTGCGCCGGCGCAGCCGCTACATCCTCGATCAGTTCGTGTCCAGCGTCTTTTCACCGCTCTTTTTCGCCAGTATCGGCTTGAAGGTCAACTTTATCACCCGGTTTGACGGGGTGCTGGTGCTGATCGTGTTTGTCGCGGCTTGCGTCTGCAAGCTGGTGGGTGGCGCGGCGGGCGCCAAGTGGGGACGGATGGGGAGCCGCGAGTCGCTGGCGGTGGGCTTTGCCATGAATTCGCGCGGGGCGATGGAGATCATTCTTGGCCTGCTGGCCCTGGAACGGGGGATCATTTCCCAGGAGCTGTTCGTGGCCCTGGTGATCACCGCCATCCTCACCTCGATGATGGGTGGGCCGATGATGCAGCTGATCCTGCAACCGGCGCGCAAGGCAAGGCTGGAGGATGCGTTCCGTTTCGGCCTCTTTCTGCCCGAGTTGCGGGCCGACTCGATCAAGGGAGTGATCGAGGAGATGACCGCCGTCGTCGGCCAGGTGCTGGGCGGGAGGCTGGAGCCGTACGTGGTCTCCCGGGTCAGCTGCGCGCCCGAGGATGTGGCCTGCGCGGCCATCGTCAACGATGTGCTCTTGCTGGCCGCAGGCGTGGACCACATCAGCCAGCCCTACGTGGTCACCGGCCTCTCCACTCAAGGGGTCGGGTTGTCGTTCATGGACACGCAGCGCGCCCACGTGGTCTTTCTCATCCTGTCGCCGAAGAACGATCCGGCCATTCGCGGCGACATGGTGGCCGAGCTTTCGCTGTTGTACCGCGATCAGGCGATGATCGACCAGACCCTGCAGGCCCGGAGCTTCACCGAGTTTCTTGCCCTGATTCGAACCTCGACCGTGTATCTGCAGAAGGAGTAG
- a CDS encoding DUF2868 domain-containing protein, producing MNKLWNIADLIDLHFFFQADEELRRREGEAALAKRDRIIYVAKIEPQLGKMDDIPPRILVRKWLAMRRLQYRQERGHEGQVLPGTLWQEMALLCRGLVFCCGLLAGAGLAGSLLVYAGTMPLNVAVYFGLFVVLQLVMIGLQGGLFVYRRLRRLPMESTALYALIGRLLMRGMDGMRRLVQRNLSGQRRLDLAALLGGVRQRKELAALLIWPAFILVQLGGIGFNLGVIGATLAKVTFADIAFAWQSSLQLSAELVASLVRWIALPWSWLVPHAYPSLAQIQGSQVVLKEGMAHLATADLVSWWPFLCCAVVTYGLLPRIGLLMLGLVGQRRALDALHFATLSIRPLLQRMTTPRIDTNGERESTGQGRPITRPPAESVEPGGPGRGMEPAAPPAASAPAVHDAPTVLLIADELYDECPQELLVERLRSQWGHGRVECVRHGQPGAPLAEALLPLRTAVEQGGLGSVLLLQEAWQPPLKETELLLRALRDIAGEHTPLTVVLIGKPTPQTILTPVDPEQLRVWRQKMRAVGDPCLEVQPLVQP from the coding sequence GTGAACAAGCTGTGGAACATTGCCGACCTGATCGACCTCCATTTCTTTTTCCAGGCCGACGAGGAGCTGCGGCGCAGGGAGGGGGAAGCGGCGCTGGCCAAGCGCGACCGGATCATCTATGTGGCCAAGATCGAGCCGCAGCTGGGCAAAATGGACGATATTCCGCCCCGGATCCTGGTGCGCAAGTGGCTGGCCATGCGGCGGCTGCAGTACCGTCAGGAGCGCGGGCACGAGGGGCAGGTGCTGCCCGGCACCCTGTGGCAGGAAATGGCCCTGCTCTGCCGGGGGCTGGTGTTCTGCTGCGGCCTGCTGGCCGGGGCGGGCCTGGCCGGTTCCCTGCTTGTCTATGCCGGCACCATGCCGCTGAATGTGGCCGTCTATTTTGGCCTGTTTGTCGTCCTTCAGCTCGTGATGATCGGCCTTCAGGGGGGGCTGTTCGTCTACCGGCGCCTGCGCCGGCTGCCCATGGAGTCGACCGCCCTTTACGCGCTCATCGGCCGGTTGCTGATGCGAGGCATGGACGGAATGCGCCGACTGGTGCAGCGCAATCTCAGCGGCCAGCGGCGGTTGGATCTGGCGGCGCTGCTCGGCGGCGTGCGCCAGCGCAAGGAACTGGCGGCACTGCTCATCTGGCCGGCTTTCATCCTGGTGCAGCTGGGCGGCATCGGCTTCAATCTCGGGGTGATCGGCGCCACCCTGGCCAAGGTCACCTTTGCCGACATCGCCTTTGCCTGGCAGTCGAGCCTGCAGCTCTCGGCCGAGCTGGTGGCCAGCTTGGTGCGCTGGATCGCCCTGCCCTGGTCGTGGCTCGTTCCCCATGCCTATCCGAGCCTGGCGCAGATCCAAGGCAGCCAGGTGGTGCTCAAGGAGGGCATGGCGCATCTGGCCACTGCCGATCTGGTCTCGTGGTGGCCCTTTCTCTGCTGCGCGGTGGTGACCTACGGCCTGCTGCCCCGGATCGGGCTGCTGATGCTCGGGCTAGTGGGGCAGCGCCGCGCCCTCGATGCGCTCCACTTCGCCACCCTGAGCATCCGGCCGCTGTTGCAGCGCATGACCACTCCCCGGATCGACACCAACGGCGAGCGGGAGTCCACCGGCCAGGGGCGGCCAATAACACGGCCGCCAGCCGAGTCGGTCGAACCAGGAGGACCAGGGCGGGGCATGGAACCGGCCGCGCCGCCAGCCGCTTCGGCGCCGGCCGTTCACGATGCGCCGACCGTCCTGCTGATCGCCGATGAACTGTACGATGAGTGCCCGCAAGAACTGCTCGTCGAGCGGCTCAGGTCGCAATGGGGTCACGGCCGGGTCGAGTGTGTCCGCCATGGGCAGCCCGGTGCGCCGCTCGCGGAGGCGTTACTGCCGCTGCGCACCGCCGTCGAGCAAGGGGGGCTCGGCAGCGTGCTCCTGCTCCAGGAAGCCTGGCAGCCGCCGCTCAAGGAGACCGAGCTGCTGTTGCGCGCACTGCGCGATATTGCCGGCGAGCACACGCCGTTGACCGTTGTCCTTATCGGCAAGCCCACGCCGCAAACCATCCTCACCCCGGTCGATCCTGAGCAGCTGCGTGTCTGGCGGCAGAAGATGCGTGCCGTGGGCGATCCCTGTCTTGAGGTGCAACCCCTGGTGCAACCATGA